In Deltaproteobacteria bacterium, the sequence TCCAAAGGCAAAGTTGATGTTTATCGGGGCATCCCCGGTTGAAAGCGACGACCTCGAAGGACGGCCTTTCCAGGGAGAAACCGGACAGCTCCTGACCGATATTATGGTCAAGGGCCTTAAGACGCCCCGGCAAGACTGCTACATCACCACGCTGGTCAAATGCCGCCCTCCGGCAGACCGCGCCCCTCAGCCGGATGAAATACACGTCTGTTTACCGTTTCTTTTGAGGCAGATTGCTTCCATCCGGCCTAAGGTCATCTGCCTCCTGGGCGAGGCTGCGGCCCAGAGCCTGTTAGGCTCCACCGAACCGCTTATTAAACTGCGCCACAGATTCCACAATCTCTGCGGCTTTCCCACCATGC encodes:
- a CDS encoding uracil-DNA glycosylase, producing MDKLKRRQELFGLTRQVRHHLHYLKSLGLENLPRVQVPSPDESLIESFIESLEDIRLDLGDCLRCPLSASRKQIVFGEGHPKAKLMFIGASPVESDDLEGRPFQGETGQLLTDIMVKGLKTPRQDCYITTLVKCRPPADRAPQPDEIHVCLPFLLRQIASIRPKVICLLGEAAAQSLLGSTEPLIKLRHRFHNLCGFPTMPTIHPQDILCHPEKKRESWEDVKMIIERLKG